A region of Porites lutea chromosome 13, jaPorLute2.1, whole genome shotgun sequence DNA encodes the following proteins:
- the LOC140923342 gene encoding uncharacterized protein: MPDSRKKIASLFSSSVASRHAGSKDQSSKLDGDEERKSSSSRRLEHRASDRGEDYESDDDDDDDDDDDDDDDDDDDDDDDDDESNDDDDDDGDDDDDDDNDDDDDDESDVAEDETTHDECAQKEGHSLSAASSKSKSKGFGKRLFGKFKKLKPDRKYQGLLAQITSLESEKAVAESKINQLQLDMSNEAAEVEKAHKERDDLKAEVSKLQLELEKAQSEMEKMIASEALEMRLCEGYLWKRGVRGPTGRNWRYRWFKAKKNGEIRYYKRHGKTKTLRGSIDVRMITEVTDLPDSEQNEENSCFNIITPDRTYEIRGIDKEEKLSWIKAIKDLIYWINQKDGKQ; this comes from the exons ATGCCTGATTCAAGAAAGAAGATCGCTTCACTTTTTAGCTCTAGCGTGGCAAG TCGTCATGCAGGTTCTAAAGACCAAAGCAGTAAACTCGATGGTgatgaagaaagaaaatcaaGCTCTTCTCGACGACTGGAACACAGAGCAAGTGATAGAGGGGAAGATTACGAgagtgatgacgatgatgatgatgatgatgatgatgatgatgatgatgatgatgatgatgatgatgatgatgatgatgacgaaagcaatgatgatgacgacgacgacggcgacgacgacgacgatgatgataatgatgatgacgatgacgatgagaGTGATGTTGCTGAAGACGAAACAACAC ACGACGAATGCGCACAGAAAGAAGGCCATTCCCTTTCGGCTGCGTCGTCAAAGTCCAAATCAAAAGGTTTCGGAAAAAGGCTTTTTGGAAAGTTTAAGAAG CTCAAACCAGACCGAAAGTACCAGGGACTTTTAGCCCAAATTACCTCCTTGGAAAGCGAGAAAGCAGTCGCTGAGTCCAAAATTAACCAGCTACAACTTGATATGTCTAACGAGGCAGCGGAAGTGGAAAAGGCACACAAAGAAAGAGACGATTTAAAGGCTGAAGTCTCGAAATTACAGTTAGAG CTCGAAAAGGCACAATCGGAGATGGAAAAGATGATCGCTTCGGAAGCTCTTGAG ATGCGTTTGTGCGAAGGTTATTTATGGAAGCGGGGCGTGCGAGGACCTACGGGAAGGAATTGGAGGTATCGCTGGtttaaagcaaagaaaaacgGCGAGATCCGTTATTACAAGAGACACGGAAAGACGAAGACTTTAAGAGG ATCCATAGATGTTCGCATGATCACTGAAGTTACCGATCTGCCAGATTCGGAACAAAATGAAGAGAATTCCTGCTTTAACATCATTACACCTGATAGAACTTATGAGATAAGGGGAATTgacaaggaagaaaaattaag TTGGATAAAAGCCATTAAAGACTTGATTTACTGGATAAATCAAAAAGATGGAAAGCAGTGA